Proteins encoded by one window of Cyanobium sp. NS01:
- a CDS encoding cyclic nucleotide-binding domain-containing protein, producing MWLFSRWPERQAHLVRWLLLLGWLALIASLLSPALSDWALRRPPCPEGLACHGHGGNQLFWGMVVPSGLLILAAGSHELWRRICPLAFASQLFRALDRQRRVPGRNGKPQLAKVEGDSWLGRHHLSLQWSLLIAGLCLRLLAVNSSPLGLGLLLALTVAAAVAVGWAYAGKAWCQYVCPMGAVQQVVTGPRGPLAGAAHLDSSRLTQSMCRTVAEDGHERSACVACQSPCLDIDAERSYWAGLEGKRGLRWAWLSYPGLVLAFFLLARQQGPETVEMLRSGLWAFDADLPARALDLWPRAEAGWGVPRLLAIPALLSAAGAGSVALFSWLESGLRQGLSADHSPERARAMARSRTRLLATFLAVNLFFWFADPSLGLAQGKVGQLIRSLVLIASAIWLFRGWPRDADTYRRENTSASLRTQLRKRFPDLEAHLDGRTLDELTPGEVFTLAKALPAQLAATNQTLYRDVLADLVRSGRLERATSAVQLEELRLALGLEEADHHAALRELSLEDPQLLQLDARQRASLNLREEAAAEAVHDLLQVAGQHDLRPGALDAAQSLRLEMIRQDSGLDDGAWQALLLRFGPRSTFAQRQLSAGLEELPGELARRSALEAGAANDGLLRPLLPVIDLRIVGRLLPLLPLLAEFQADDPLLRQFAALQALLSPGVVGEVHRRDLTLLPHAEPQPESTPELQPPLALEPLPDPLAVLEDLWSDPDPENAFWSLWLLDQRDPARAARLRRTPRGGLPSSAHLETLQAGTPPAEAELLHLLVQVPLFAELSPSALFNVAAWGQLRAWQAGAAILQPGEEATWMAILLEGSARVSGEDWQARVAAGETLGEMALLSGRPRGSAVTALQPVRALVFDAAAFEQLLHQSSGFARSLLRQQTRRIELLSDHAPSG from the coding sequence ATGTGGCTGTTTTCGCGCTGGCCGGAACGGCAGGCCCACCTGGTGCGCTGGCTGCTGCTGCTGGGCTGGCTGGCCCTGATCGCCTCGCTGCTGAGTCCGGCCCTGAGCGACTGGGCCCTGCGGCGGCCGCCCTGCCCTGAGGGCCTGGCCTGCCATGGCCACGGCGGCAACCAGCTGTTCTGGGGCATGGTGGTGCCCAGCGGTCTGCTGATCCTGGCGGCCGGCAGCCATGAGCTCTGGCGCCGCATCTGCCCGCTGGCCTTCGCCTCGCAGCTGTTCCGGGCCCTGGACCGCCAGCGCCGCGTGCCGGGCCGCAACGGCAAGCCCCAGCTGGCCAAGGTGGAGGGCGACTCCTGGCTGGGACGCCACCACCTGAGCCTGCAGTGGAGCCTGCTGATCGCGGGCCTGTGCCTGCGCCTGCTGGCGGTCAACAGCAGCCCCCTGGGCCTGGGTCTGCTGCTGGCCCTCACCGTGGCGGCGGCGGTCGCCGTGGGCTGGGCCTACGCCGGCAAGGCCTGGTGCCAGTACGTCTGCCCGATGGGAGCGGTGCAGCAGGTGGTCACCGGTCCCCGCGGGCCCCTGGCCGGTGCCGCCCACCTCGATTCCAGCCGCCTCACCCAGTCGATGTGCCGCACCGTGGCTGAGGACGGCCATGAGCGCTCCGCCTGCGTGGCCTGCCAGTCGCCCTGCCTCGACATCGACGCCGAACGCAGCTACTGGGCCGGCCTGGAGGGCAAGCGGGGCCTGCGCTGGGCCTGGCTTTCCTACCCGGGGCTGGTGCTGGCCTTCTTTCTGCTCGCCCGCCAGCAGGGGCCGGAGACGGTCGAGATGCTGCGCAGTGGCCTCTGGGCCTTCGATGCCGATCTGCCCGCCCGCGCCCTCGACCTCTGGCCCCGGGCCGAGGCCGGCTGGGGGGTGCCGCGGCTGCTGGCGATCCCGGCCCTGCTGAGCGCCGCCGGGGCCGGCAGCGTGGCTCTGTTCAGCTGGCTGGAGAGCGGCCTGCGCCAGGGGCTGAGCGCCGACCACAGCCCCGAGCGCGCCCGGGCCATGGCCCGCTCCCGCACCCGCCTGCTGGCCACCTTCCTGGCCGTGAACCTGTTCTTCTGGTTCGCCGATCCCAGCCTCGGGCTGGCGCAGGGCAAGGTGGGCCAGCTGATCCGCTCCCTGGTGCTGATCGCCAGCGCCATCTGGCTTTTCCGCGGCTGGCCCCGCGACGCCGACACCTACCGCCGGGAGAACACCAGCGCCAGCCTGCGCACCCAGCTCAGGAAACGCTTTCCCGATCTGGAGGCCCATCTCGATGGGCGCACCCTCGATGAGCTCACCCCCGGCGAGGTGTTCACCCTGGCCAAGGCGCTGCCCGCCCAGCTCGCCGCCACCAACCAGACGCTCTACCGCGACGTGCTGGCCGATCTGGTGCGCAGCGGCCGCCTGGAGCGGGCCACCAGCGCCGTGCAGCTCGAGGAGTTGCGCCTGGCCCTGGGTCTGGAGGAGGCCGATCACCACGCCGCCCTGCGCGAACTCTCCCTGGAGGACCCGCAGCTGCTGCAGCTCGACGCCCGCCAGCGGGCCAGCCTCAACCTGCGCGAGGAGGCCGCTGCCGAGGCTGTCCACGATCTGCTGCAGGTCGCCGGCCAGCATGATCTGCGCCCCGGCGCCCTCGATGCCGCCCAGAGCCTGCGGCTGGAGATGATCCGCCAGGATTCCGGTCTCGACGATGGCGCCTGGCAGGCCCTGCTGCTGCGCTTCGGGCCGCGCTCGACCTTCGCCCAGCGCCAGCTCAGCGCCGGCCTCGAGGAGCTGCCCGGCGAGCTGGCCCGACGCAGCGCCTTGGAGGCCGGAGCCGCGAACGACGGCCTGCTGAGGCCGTTGTTGCCGGTGATCGATCTGCGCATCGTCGGCCGCCTGCTGCCGCTGCTGCCGCTGCTGGCCGAGTTCCAGGCTGACGATCCCCTGCTGCGCCAGTTCGCCGCCCTGCAGGCTCTGTTGTCGCCCGGGGTGGTGGGCGAGGTGCATCGCCGCGACCTCACCCTGCTGCCCCACGCCGAGCCGCAGCCCGAATCCACTCCAGAACTCCAGCCCCCCCTGGCGCTGGAGCCGCTGCCGGATCCGCTGGCCGTGCTGGAGGACCTCTGGAGCGACCCCGATCCCGAGAACGCCTTCTGGTCGCTCTGGCTGCTCGACCAGCGCGACCCCGCCCGCGCCGCGCGGCTGCGGCGCACGCCCCGCGGCGGCCTGCCCAGTTCGGCCCACCTCGAGACCCTCCAGGCCGGCACACCGCCGGCCGAAGCCGAGCTGCTCCACTTGCTGGTGCAGGTGCCCCTGTTCGCGGAGCTGTCGCCTTCGGCCCTGTTCAACGTGGCGGCCTGGGGCCAGCTGCGCGCCTGGCAGGCCGGCGCGGCGATCCTGCAGCCGGGCGAGGAGGCCACCTGGATGGCGATCCTGCTGGAGGGCAGCGCCCGCGTCAGCGGCGAGGACTGGCAGGCGCGGGTGGCGGCGGGGGAGACCCTCGGCGAGATGGCCCTGCTCAGTGGCCGCCCGCGGGGGTCGGCCGTCACGGCCCTCCAGCCCGTGCGCGCCCTCGTGTTCGATGCCGCCGCCTTCGAGCAGCTGCTGCACCAGTCCTCCGGCTTTGCCCGCAGCCTGCTGCGCCAGCAGACTCGTCGCATCGAGCTGTTGAGCGATCATGCCCCCAGTGGGTAG